A stretch of the Longimicrobiales bacterium genome encodes the following:
- a CDS encoding HAMP domain-containing sensor histidine kinase translates to MLRRHSLERRLFGWLLALALVPPLVVLVVALTIGAGSLGWMGTLGPWDRVGESGRELFEAAAPAAAQDSALAAALDRHRQQLGESLVQASRWSFLGSRIATVLPVAVGVSIVIIALIALWVSRRMARQLARPVRDLVQMTELLAAGKPLPEGAPPRRRDVREMRVLREALRSAAARIEEAQLRALETERVRAWGEMARRVAHEMKNPLTPMRLAAHRLRRAAGTDPALADPVEVIEEETARLEDLARSFAVLGRPPEGPPSEIDVGELLRSLATSDVPQGIEARLDVEPELPALLGHYDPLLRALRNLLRNAVEAVQSRHEAGGGMILLQARTAGDEIEIVVGDNGRGIPADAIERIFEADYTLKAGGTGLGLAVVRQAVAAHDGHVRARERAGGGAEFVVRLPLRAER, encoded by the coding sequence ATGCTGCGACGACACAGCCTGGAGCGCCGCCTGTTCGGGTGGCTGCTCGCGCTGGCGCTCGTGCCGCCGCTGGTCGTGCTCGTGGTCGCATTGACGATCGGCGCGGGGTCGCTCGGCTGGATGGGCACGCTGGGGCCCTGGGACCGCGTGGGTGAGTCGGGGAGGGAACTGTTCGAGGCGGCGGCGCCCGCAGCAGCGCAGGACTCCGCGCTGGCCGCGGCGCTCGACCGGCACCGGCAGCAGCTGGGCGAGTCGCTGGTGCAGGCATCCCGCTGGAGCTTCCTCGGCTCGCGCATCGCGACCGTGCTGCCGGTCGCGGTGGGTGTCTCGATCGTCATCATTGCACTCATTGCGCTCTGGGTGAGCAGGCGCATGGCGCGCCAGCTCGCCCGCCCCGTGCGCGACCTGGTGCAGATGACGGAGCTGCTCGCAGCGGGCAAGCCGCTGCCCGAGGGCGCGCCGCCACGCAGGCGAGACGTGCGCGAGATGCGCGTCCTGCGAGAGGCGCTGCGCTCGGCCGCGGCGCGCATCGAGGAGGCGCAGCTCCGCGCGCTGGAAACGGAGCGCGTGCGGGCGTGGGGGGAGATGGCGCGCCGGGTCGCACACGAGATGAAGAACCCGCTCACGCCGATGCGCCTGGCGGCGCACCGGCTGCGGCGCGCGGCAGGCACGGACCCCGCACTCGCCGACCCGGTCGAGGTCATCGAGGAGGAGACCGCCCGGCTCGAGGATCTCGCCCGCAGCTTTGCAGTGCTCGGCCGACCTCCCGAAGGCCCGCCGAGCGAGATCGACGTGGGCGAGCTGCTGCGCTCGCTCGCGACCAGCGACGTCCCGCAGGGAATCGAGGCACGCCTGGACGTCGAGCCAGAGCTGCCCGCCCTGCTCGGGCACTACGACCCGCTGCTCCGTGCGCTGCGCAACCTTCTGCGCAACGCAGTGGAAGCAGTGCAGTCGAGACACGAAGCGGGCGGCGGCATGATCCTGCTGCAGGCGCGCACTGCCGGCGACGAGATCGAGATCGTGGTCGGTGACAACGGGCGTGGCATCCCTGCGGACGCGATCGAACGCATCTTCGAGGCCGATTACACCCTGAAAGCGGGGGGCACGGGTCTCGGACTTGCCGTCGTCCGCCAGGCGGTGGCCGCGCATGATGGGCATGTGCGCGCACGCGAACGGGCGGGTGGCGGCGCGGAGTTCGTCGTCCGGCTCCCGCTGCGCGCCGAGCGCTGA